The Candidatus Zixiibacteriota bacterium genome window below encodes:
- a CDS encoding VCBS repeat-containing protein, whose translation MTLISKLGIIPAIIGLLFICSPVAANKGGKLLIPKAIEKRAIDPNDQKIVESGFLSTPSPRNILNLNREHPWALPKQAIPAGVVDTIRVLSLRFDFIQESPDDPLTTGNGKYDMRTFEQFRDEEGHEIDPAPHNRQYFESHLQALANYYSFVSDFKVVIEYEVFPRQTDSVYHLSHEMDYYGGVNPYIGLTNYFIDCIQLVDTSEAQVVFGDYDAYFLFHAGADQQNNIGFPDTPSDLYTGYIFFLDTAMYVDRTASDSTEIRDALNMPETASQDNRATAINAVIAHEFGHQLGLIDLYRTDNFFTRLGDFALMDNNGFGTGVDFGFDVGRAFGVSPVYPMAWSRAFLGFEDPIVYRRGTDIELVAAEMQELGTKVAKIPISEYEYYLIENRQIAIGPETAILADSITSVILGPCDYSKNLTGEYDFLIPGSGILIFRVDEVVAYMDFDGDGILNFIDNQLQNDPLRPFVKLMEADGMINFGGIYYSGFGTQEDMYYAGNNNSFTPNTNPPAYGYGGKNTHIFVTDISESDLTMTFDLDYDLVSDSFPQRAGVPAYGLSPIAADLNNDGREEIITASNKNLIVLNDDGTDFTPSFAPPFYDTAYILNNEASYPVYPVPLFARVGENISAGPAVGDFGLDNDTQYVAIGAGPWVHVYGLVDADLNGLAEPLFDSLSIGGWQVVWLAFGDKLVVATMDSLAHFVRFYGILSDGTSYPLSRQINHPELYGASRFDSTYAVIAGDDNGVILYLVTSPTVLKEYDLGGYYIYGPVVADFNRDGLPEVVVATPDGDIKVITLDRSADDPFTEYASASLGDSVYVNPIVSDIDRDGYPDIILGSKNKIIGLDRYLNSLLDFPIEMDRSFPDDVVVAPPVVGDLDHDGVKDIAVLSSNGNCYAFKTRYTTNDWLLYGFPTAAGGIGFGAPVIHRRGTVGGLGIMGIDGWFYSYDTGYDSALTDWPMGGGGAEGLYYFPSSRLGAVEVSGAMLPDDEFFNYPNPTYDGLTNVQYRLGDNADVTVNLYDMSGKRVVDEMNFTGQEGGRVHVIYNWDLSSLVTGVYRCVLEADFDNGESVSAFTDIAIIK comes from the coding sequence TCTTAATCGGGAACATCCCTGGGCACTGCCCAAACAGGCTATCCCGGCCGGGGTTGTCGATACCATCAGGGTTCTTAGCCTGAGGTTTGATTTTATCCAGGAATCGCCCGATGATCCTCTGACCACCGGTAACGGGAAATACGATATGCGGACATTTGAGCAATTCCGCGATGAGGAAGGCCATGAGATTGATCCGGCGCCACACAACCGTCAGTACTTTGAATCACACCTGCAGGCCCTGGCCAATTATTACAGTTTTGTATCCGATTTTAAAGTTGTTATCGAATACGAGGTTTTTCCCCGACAGACCGATTCGGTTTACCATCTTTCGCATGAAATGGACTATTACGGCGGGGTAAACCCGTATATCGGGTTGACCAATTATTTTATCGACTGCATTCAGCTGGTCGATACCTCGGAAGCGCAGGTTGTCTTCGGGGATTATGATGCTTATTTTTTGTTTCATGCCGGGGCCGATCAACAGAATAATATTGGTTTTCCGGATACCCCATCGGATTTGTACACCGGTTATATTTTCTTTCTGGACACGGCCATGTATGTCGATCGCACCGCTTCCGATTCGACGGAAATCAGGGATGCTTTGAATATGCCTGAAACGGCCAGCCAGGATAATCGCGCCACCGCTATCAATGCCGTTATAGCCCATGAATTTGGCCATCAGCTCGGTCTGATTGATCTTTACCGAACCGATAATTTTTTCACACGGTTAGGCGATTTCGCTTTGATGGATAATAACGGTTTCGGAACCGGGGTCGATTTCGGGTTTGATGTCGGACGTGCTTTCGGGGTCTCGCCGGTCTATCCCATGGCGTGGTCACGGGCCTTTCTCGGTTTTGAGGACCCAATAGTGTATCGCAGGGGGACGGACATCGAATTGGTGGCGGCTGAAATGCAGGAACTGGGCACCAAAGTAGCCAAGATCCCTATTTCCGAATATGAATATTATTTGATTGAAAATCGGCAGATTGCCATCGGTCCGGAAACCGCTATCCTGGCCGATTCCATCACCTCGGTTATCCTGGGACCATGCGATTACAGTAAAAACCTGACCGGTGAATACGATTTTCTTATCCCGGGTTCGGGGATATTAATCTTTCGTGTCGATGAGGTGGTCGCTTATATGGATTTTGACGGCGATGGGATTCTCAATTTTATCGATAACCAGCTTCAGAATGATCCCTTGCGTCCTTTTGTCAAATTGATGGAAGCCGATGGTATGATCAATTTTGGGGGGATTTATTATTCCGGATTCGGAACCCAGGAGGATATGTACTACGCGGGAAACAACAATTCCTTCACGCCCAATACCAATCCCCCGGCGTACGGTTACGGCGGCAAGAATACGCATATTTTCGTTACCGATATTTCCGAATCCGACCTGACCATGACATTCGATCTCGATTACGATCTGGTTTCCGACAGCTTCCCGCAGAGGGCGGGTGTTCCGGCGTACGGTTTGTCACCGATTGCGGCCGATTTGAACAATGATGGGCGCGAGGAAATAATCACCGCCTCGAATAAAAACCTGATCGTCCTCAACGATGACGGGACTGATTTTACGCCGTCATTTGCTCCGCCGTTTTATGATACCGCTTATATTCTAAATAATGAGGCGTCTTATCCCGTGTATCCGGTGCCTTTGTTCGCCCGGGTCGGGGAAAATATCAGCGCCGGACCGGCGGTGGGTGATTTCGGGCTGGATAATGATACGCAATATGTGGCGATTGGAGCCGGGCCATGGGTGCATGTTTACGGCCTTGTCGATGCCGATTTGAATGGCCTGGCCGAGCCGTTATTCGACTCCCTGTCTATCGGCGGCTGGCAGGTCGTCTGGCTGGCGTTCGGCGATAAACTGGTCGTGGCGACGATGGATTCGTTAGCACACTTCGTTCGGTTTTATGGCATTCTATCCGATGGGACATCCTACCCGCTTTCACGGCAGATAAATCATCCCGAGCTCTACGGCGCGTCGAGATTCGACAGTACCTATGCCGTAATTGCCGGTGATGATAACGGGGTCATTCTTTATCTGGTTACATCGCCGACGGTATTGAAGGAGTATGATCTCGGCGGCTATTATATTTACGGACCGGTAGTGGCCGATTTCAACCGCGACGGATTACCGGAAGTAGTGGTGGCCACCCCCGATGGGGATATCAAGGTAATCACGCTGGATCGGTCGGCGGATGATCCCTTCACCGAATACGCCTCAGCCTCGCTGGGTGACTCTGTTTATGTCAATCCGATTGTTTCCGATATCGACCGCGACGGCTATCCGGATATAATTCTCGGGAGTAAGAACAAGATTATCGGACTGGACCGATATTTGAATTCGCTCCTTGATTTCCCCATTGAAATGGACCGGTCGTTTCCCGATGATGTTGTGGTGGCACCGCCGGTGGTGGGTGATCTGGATCATGATGGTGTTAAAGATATCGCGGTTTTAAGTTCCAACGGCAATTGCTATGCCTTCAAGACCAGGTATACCACCAATGACTGGCTTCTGTATGGCTTTCCGACTGCGGCCGGGGGAATCGGATTCGGCGCCCCGGTCATTCATCGCCGCGGGACGGTCGGCGGCCTGGGGATTATGGGGATCGATGGCTGGTTTTATTCATATGATACGGGTTATGATTCGGCCCTGACCGACTGGCCGATGGGCGGCGGGGGAGCGGAAGGATTGTACTATTTTCCGTCCAGCCGATTGGGTGCGGTTGAAGTTTCCGGGGCCATGCTTCCGGATGATGAATTTTTCAATTATCCTAATCCGACTTATGACGGACTGACCAATGTTCAGTACAGGCTGGGCGATAATGCCGATGTGACGGTGAATCTGTATGATATGTCGGGCAAAAGGGTTGTCGATGAGATGAATTTTACCGGGCAGGAAGGCGGCCGGGTTCATGTTATATACAACTGGGATCTGTCTTCTCTGGTAACGGGCGTGTATAGATGTGTTCTTGAGGCGGACTTTGACAACGGCGAATCAGTTTCCGCTTTTACCGATATCGCCATTATAAAATAA
- a CDS encoding NHL repeat-containing protein: MMRKDYPLLLIVFAILIISLLPGCRGNGGLPDEMATVKIPNGLLPVKEIKTDRSGNQLRGPIGVTVDNNGNLYIVDSGNNRLLKFDSDYIPLREAGGYGNAEGLLNNPTFITLDNNLNLYISDTGNRRLSVFDVKLNYVGQVDLIDPDDPLRFGRPAGLAINDYGELWVADPDNSQVMVFNIYLSFDRMVGDAESYSGLMLRPADIARGPNSNMYITDEGRGSVFGFNTSGVFLFEYKDDQLRQATGIAVDRSGCCWVVDTENSRLEFFDRNGHLLYSEGMRGTGGDYGFNRPTGVAVLPDDRIAFCDTGNNRVMIYRILYPE; encoded by the coding sequence ATGATGCGTAAAGACTATCCTCTGTTATTAATTGTTTTTGCGATTTTGATAATATCGCTTTTACCGGGATGCCGGGGTAATGGCGGTTTGCCGGATGAAATGGCGACAGTCAAAATTCCCAATGGATTATTGCCGGTGAAGGAAATCAAAACCGACCGTTCCGGGAATCAGCTTCGGGGACCGATCGGGGTGACCGTCGATAATAATGGCAATCTCTATATCGTGGATTCGGGGAATAACCGTTTGCTCAAATTCGATTCTGATTATATTCCCCTGCGCGAGGCCGGGGGATATGGCAATGCCGAGGGATTGCTCAACAATCCGACTTTTATAACCCTTGATAATAATCTTAATTTATATATATCCGATACGGGTAATCGCCGTCTCTCGGTATTCGATGTCAAGCTCAATTATGTGGGCCAGGTCGATTTGATTGACCCCGATGATCCGTTACGTTTCGGGCGTCCGGCCGGGCTGGCGATCAATGATTATGGCGAATTATGGGTGGCCGATCCGGATAACTCGCAGGTGATGGTTTTTAATATCTACCTGAGTTTTGATCGTATGGTCGGCGATGCCGAATCCTATAGCGGTCTGATGTTGCGGCCGGCAGATATTGCCCGGGGGCCGAATAGTAATATGTATATTACCGATGAAGGTCGCGGCAGTGTGTTCGGATTCAATACCTCGGGGGTATTCCTGTTCGAATATAAAGATGATCAGCTCAGACAGGCGACCGGAATCGCGGTTGATCGCTCCGGCTGTTGCTGGGTGGTCGACACGGAAAACTCCCGGCTCGAGTTCTTTGACCGGAACGGTCATTTGCTCTATTCCGAGGGTATGAGAGGTACCGGCGGTGATTATGGTTTCAATCGGCCGACCGGGGTTGCCGTGCTGCCCGATGATCGGATTGCTTTTTGCGATACCGGCAATAACCGGGTTATGATTTACAGAATTCTCTATCCGGAATAA